One Bacillota bacterium genomic region harbors:
- the prmC gene encoding peptide chain release factor N(5)-glutamine methyltransferase, with the protein MRTIKRALADASALLKTANIPAPYREAQLILAHVLKTPVLKLMVDDQRILTDDEKARFKLAVFKRAAQMPLSYITGNREFMHWIFKVNRSVLIPRPESEILVELAHRELVQRFPGQKLLLADIGTGSGAIGLSLTAMLPGSNLHAVDISRDALQVAAENARNLEVAERVLFYRGNLSAPLKHLRGKLHCLVANLPYVSQRDYRRLPVGVRGFEPGSALAAGPDGLKFYRRLLAAVPELLRPRGIVLVEIGHNQARRVKRVFVQAGFACPRVVKDLAGHDRIVWAAKTNPSVF; encoded by the coding sequence ATGAGGACAATTAAAAGGGCGCTGGCTGATGCCAGCGCTTTGCTTAAAACAGCTAATATTCCCGCTCCATACCGCGAAGCCCAATTAATCCTGGCCCATGTGCTTAAAACCCCTGTGCTCAAACTGATGGTTGATGACCAACGGATTCTAACGGATGATGAGAAGGCCAGGTTTAAATTGGCGGTATTTAAGCGTGCCGCCCAAATGCCCCTGAGCTACATAACCGGAAACCGGGAGTTCATGCATTGGATATTTAAGGTCAACCGGTCGGTTTTAATTCCCAGGCCCGAGTCCGAAATCTTGGTGGAGTTGGCACACCGGGAACTTGTGCAGAGGTTCCCGGGCCAGAAACTGCTTTTGGCTGATATCGGTACCGGCAGCGGCGCCATTGGGCTTAGTTTGACAGCAATGCTGCCCGGCAGCAATTTGCACGCTGTAGATATTTCCCGGGATGCGCTGCAAGTTGCGGCAGAAAATGCCCGCAACCTAGAGGTGGCCGAAAGAGTTCTTTTCTACCGTGGAAATTTGAGCGCCCCGTTAAAACACTTGCGTGGCAAGCTACACTGTCTTGTTGCAAACCTTCCCTATGTTTCGCAAAGGGATTATCGCCGCCTGCCGGTTGGAGTGAGAGGGTTTGAACCCGGTTCGGCCTTGGCTGCCGGACCAGACGGTCTTAAATTTTACCGGCGCTTGCTGGCGGCTGTGCCAGAACTACTCCGGCCCAGGGGAATAGTGTTGGTAGAGATTGGCCATAATCAGGCCCGGAGAGTAAAGCGTGTCTTTGTTCAGGCTGGATTCGCCTGTCCCCGGGTGGTCAAGGATTTGGCTGGCCACGACCGAATAGTATGGGCCGCTAAAACAAACCCGTCTGTTTTTTAA
- the sigG gene encoding RNA polymerase sporulation sigma factor SigG codes for MLNKRVTVSGVDTYDLKVLPAKEMEALFTEFQKGSKEARQKIIQGNLRLVLSVLKQFHNRGENIDDLFQVGCVGLVKAVDNFDANVGVRFSTYAVPMILGEIRRYLRDNNPIRVSRSLRRTAHKALQAREQLAKALGREPTIDEIAATLEMEPEEVVQALDANFDPLSLHDSVYSDSTDPVFLMDQISDTSCDDNSWMQRILLKEALERLSPREKDILHKRFFVGMTQVQVAKAINISQAQVSRLEKGALKFIKEYMGI; via the coding sequence ATGTTAAATAAACGGGTCACTGTCAGCGGTGTAGACACATATGATCTTAAAGTATTACCGGCCAAGGAAATGGAAGCGCTGTTTACAGAGTTTCAAAAAGGCAGCAAAGAAGCGCGCCAAAAGATTATTCAAGGCAATCTGCGCTTGGTTTTGAGCGTGCTTAAGCAGTTTCACAATCGCGGCGAGAACATTGATGATCTGTTTCAGGTGGGCTGCGTTGGCCTGGTTAAGGCAGTTGACAATTTTGACGCCAATGTGGGAGTACGATTCTCTACCTATGCGGTGCCGATGATTCTTGGCGAGATTCGGCGTTACCTCCGGGACAATAATCCCATTCGTGTCAGTCGCTCGCTTCGGCGTACCGCTCATAAGGCCCTGCAGGCCAGGGAGCAACTGGCCAAAGCTCTGGGGCGGGAACCGACAATTGATGAAATCGCCGCCACTTTGGAAATGGAACCAGAAGAAGTGGTACAGGCCCTCGATGCCAATTTTGATCCGCTCTCCTTGCATGATTCTGTCTATAGTGACAGCACCGATCCGGTGTTTTTGATGGACCAAATATCCGATACCAGCTGCGATGACAATAGCTGGATGCAGAGAATATTGCTTAAAGAGGCCTTGGAACGACTCTCCCCCAGGGAAAAAGATATCCTGCATAAGCGGTTTTTTGTCGGCATGACCCAGGTGCAGGTGGCAAAAGCAATCAATATTTCCCAGGCTCAGGTCTCACGTTTGGAAAAAGGCGCCCTTAAATTTATCAAAGAATATATGGGGATATAA
- a CDS encoding Rrf2 family transcriptional regulator, producing MRFSTRGEYGLRAMLVLADNYQQEPKPLREIAQAEAISEQYLEQLFRELKRAGLVDSRRGARGGYVLSAPPEQISMDRVIQALEGPIGPMECVTEAGEDLCAREHCATRILWQKLKSAMEAVLSGTTLADLLGEAKRSEP from the coding sequence ATGCGTTTTTCTACCCGGGGAGAATATGGTTTAAGGGCAATGCTGGTTCTGGCTGACAATTATCAACAAGAACCCAAGCCACTGCGCGAAATAGCCCAAGCAGAGGCAATTTCCGAACAATATCTGGAGCAACTGTTCAGAGAGTTAAAGCGAGCAGGTCTGGTGGACAGTCGGCGGGGCGCCCGAGGCGGCTATGTCTTGTCAGCTCCGCCGGAGCAAATTAGCATGGACCGAGTTATCCAGGCTCTGGAAGGGCCAATTGGCCCGATGGAATGCGTGACAGAAGCCGGTGAAGATTTATGCGCCCGGGAACATTGTGCAACCCGCATATTATGGCAAAAGCTAAAATCGGCCATGGAAGCTGTTCTGTCTGGTACGACTTTAGCTGATTTGCTTGGTGAAGCTAAAAGGAGTGAACCGTAA
- a CDS encoding sodium:calcium antiporter produces the protein MLILWLRFVSFAALIVIAATQLSRNADIIAEKTGLGRAWVGALLLPVATSLPEIVTSTQATVLGNPDIALGNVFGSNMFNIFIIAVVDLFQGRGPVLYYVSSGHILSAAVGIILIGLTCLGIVIGAEFTVPVLGIGFDSLLLLAVFLGGLRLIGRYERKRGGSDDTEEARYRDCTLPRAGIVFAIAAIMIVIAGRQVAIAADELSRVTVLGGTFVGSFLVAVTTSLPELVTTLTAVRLGAYDMAIGNIMGANIMNIFIIVVTDLVYREGSVLSVVSQDNLITGFLAIVLMAIAVTGLIYRSRRSIFYLGFDAIAIIVLYFAGLGLLFASGIGI, from the coding sequence TTGCTTATATTGTGGTTGCGGTTCGTGTCTTTCGCGGCATTAATTGTGATTGCAGCGACACAACTGTCTCGTAATGCTGATATTATAGCGGAGAAGACCGGTTTAGGACGCGCCTGGGTGGGAGCGTTGCTTCTGCCGGTTGCCACTTCATTACCAGAGATTGTTACCAGCACCCAGGCAACGGTGTTGGGAAATCCGGATATTGCCTTGGGCAATGTCTTTGGCAGCAATATGTTCAATATATTTATCATTGCAGTTGTCGACTTGTTTCAGGGCCGGGGTCCGGTACTTTATTATGTCAGCAGCGGCCATATACTTTCTGCCGCTGTCGGAATCATCTTAATCGGGTTGACTTGTCTTGGGATAGTGATTGGGGCAGAGTTCACCGTTCCTGTGTTGGGAATTGGTTTTGATTCACTGTTGTTGCTGGCTGTCTTTTTGGGCGGGCTGCGCCTGATTGGTCGCTACGAACGGAAACGGGGCGGCAGTGATGATACCGAGGAGGCCCGGTACAGGGATTGCACACTGCCCCGGGCAGGAATTGTTTTCGCAATTGCCGCCATTATGATTGTAATTGCCGGGCGTCAGGTGGCAATTGCAGCTGATGAACTAAGTCGGGTAACTGTTTTGGGAGGGACTTTTGTCGGTTCGTTTTTGGTGGCAGTGACCACCTCGCTTCCGGAATTGGTTACAACCTTAACTGCTGTTCGCTTAGGGGCCTACGATATGGCAATAGGCAATATAATGGGCGCCAACATAATGAACATATTTATCATAGTAGTCACTGATTTGGTTTATCGAGAGGGAAGTGTGTTGTCCGTCGTGTCCCAGGACAATTTAATCACCGGATTTTTAGCAATAGTGCTGATGGCGATAGCCGTAACAGGGCTGATTTATCGCTCTCGCAGAAGTATTTTTTACCTTGGTTTTGATGCGATTGCGATCATCGTACTTTATTTCGCCGGTCTTGGTCTGCTGTTTGCATCTGGTATCGGAATCTGA
- the prfA gene encoding peptide chain release factor 1: MLDKLESLEQRYLRLEKELSDPELINNNQQEWQKLSKEHASLAETVAVYRQYKEQKEALKEAREILSGSPDPDFAELAQEEAQAAEKELAHLEQRLKVLLIPKDPNDDKNVIMEIRGGAGGSEAALFAADIFKMYTRYAEINGWKTEILDSHYTDIGGVKEIVFVIEGQGAFSKLKFESGVHRVQRVPTTESGGRIHTSTVTVAVLPEAEEVEVEVNPNEIRVDTFCATGPGGQSVNTTQSAVRITHMPTGIVVSCQDEKSQLKNRDKAMRVLRARLLDKYQSEQHAELAQARKSQVGTGDRSERIRTYNFPQSRVTDHRINLTVHKLNEVLAGNLQEIIDALTTADQVARLAETE; the protein is encoded by the coding sequence ATGCTGGACAAATTAGAGAGTCTCGAACAGCGCTACCTGCGTTTGGAAAAGGAATTATCCGATCCTGAACTCATCAACAACAATCAGCAGGAATGGCAGAAACTTTCCAAAGAGCATGCTTCGCTGGCCGAAACGGTAGCGGTTTATCGTCAATATAAGGAACAAAAGGAAGCCCTCAAGGAAGCTCGGGAAATTTTATCCGGCTCTCCCGATCCGGACTTCGCCGAACTGGCCCAGGAAGAAGCGCAGGCCGCCGAAAAAGAACTTGCCCATCTGGAGCAGAGGCTGAAGGTGTTATTGATTCCCAAAGATCCCAATGACGATAAGAACGTCATTATGGAGATCAGGGGCGGCGCCGGCGGCAGCGAAGCTGCATTATTTGCGGCCGATATTTTCAAAATGTACACCCGGTACGCCGAGATCAACGGTTGGAAAACGGAAATTCTTGATTCTCACTATACCGATATCGGTGGAGTTAAAGAAATTGTGTTTGTTATTGAAGGCCAAGGCGCCTTTAGTAAACTCAAGTTTGAAAGTGGTGTTCACAGAGTACAGCGGGTACCCACCACAGAATCAGGAGGACGAATTCACACCTCTACTGTGACGGTGGCGGTTCTGCCGGAAGCCGAGGAGGTAGAGGTGGAGGTCAATCCAAATGAAATCAGAGTGGATACCTTTTGCGCCACCGGCCCCGGCGGGCAGAGCGTCAACACCACCCAGTCCGCTGTTCGTATAACCCATATGCCGACCGGAATCGTGGTCTCGTGCCAGGATGAAAAGTCTCAGTTAAAGAACCGGGATAAAGCAATGCGTGTGCTCAGGGCCCGACTGCTTGACAAATATCAGTCGGAGCAGCATGCGGAACTGGCCCAGGCCCGCAAATCCCAAGTAGGAACCGGTGACCGCAGCGAGCGCATTCGCACGTATAATTTCCCCCAGAGCCGGGTAACAGATCATCGCATCAACCTGACTGTTCATAAACTGAACGAGGTTCTGGCCGGAAATCTTCAGGAGATTATCGACGCTCTGACCACGGCGGACCAGGTGGCACGCCTGGCGGAAACCGAATGA
- a CDS encoding M23 family metallopeptidase: protein MFKLSAKGVVVLTTALVLTLMTVTPVAAAPVEPSEVPENNDSHIAAVSVSEAEIDFDEYISSLDCLTPQMLEEYREYLLTTLKVETVSYVVEPGDTLTAIAARFDVSVNTISASNDIKNPDRIYPGQELEFPAVDGVLYTAEEAVNLSEVAEKYDVSARDIFYAMGGLEGDEVEAGTRLIVPGAKIPDPVVTRSTASRSGMASYSGPSLMWPVKGTITSVFGSRGGTHLGLDIAQSPGTPIRAAAAGTVEYSGWSGSYGRLVLVRHNEHVVTAYAHASQLKVAKGDWVDRGDVIATVGATGNATGPHLHFEVRIDGVKYDPLPLLTR from the coding sequence ATGTTCAAGCTCAGTGCTAAGGGGGTTGTGGTCTTGACCACCGCCCTGGTTCTGACACTGATGACGGTAACTCCGGTCGCCGCTGCGCCCGTTGAACCGTCTGAAGTACCTGAGAATAACGATAGTCATATAGCTGCTGTCAGCGTTAGCGAGGCGGAAATTGATTTTGATGAGTACATCAGTTCCCTCGACTGTCTCACTCCGCAAATGTTGGAGGAATACCGGGAATACCTGTTGACTACCCTGAAAGTTGAAACTGTGTCTTATGTAGTTGAACCTGGTGATACCCTGACCGCAATTGCTGCTCGGTTTGATGTATCGGTAAATACAATTAGCGCCAGCAACGATATCAAGAATCCTGATCGTATCTATCCGGGACAAGAGTTAGAGTTCCCGGCGGTGGACGGGGTGTTATATACTGCCGAAGAAGCTGTGAATTTAAGTGAAGTAGCTGAAAAGTATGATGTTAGCGCCCGTGACATTTTCTATGCCATGGGAGGCCTTGAAGGCGATGAGGTTGAGGCCGGCACGCGCCTAATCGTTCCCGGGGCAAAAATTCCTGACCCTGTGGTCACACGTAGCACGGCATCCCGCTCAGGGATGGCAAGTTACTCCGGCCCTTCATTAATGTGGCCGGTTAAGGGCACAATCACATCGGTATTTGGTTCCCGGGGGGGGACCCATTTGGGGCTGGACATTGCCCAAAGCCCGGGAACACCAATTCGGGCAGCTGCTGCCGGAACTGTAGAATATAGCGGCTGGTCAGGCAGCTATGGACGCTTGGTTTTGGTTCGTCATAATGAACATGTTGTGACGGCTTATGCCCATGCCTCGCAACTTAAGGTGGCAAAAGGTGATTGGGTAGACAGGGGAGATGTGATTGCCACAGTAGGCGCAACTGGGAATGCGACGGGCCCGCATCTGCATTTTGAGGTGCGAATTGACGGGGTTAAATATGACCCCCTCCCATTACTGACCCGATAA
- the nifU gene encoding Fe-S cluster assembly scaffold protein NifU, which yields MYTEKVMDHFQNPRNVGEIEGADGIGEVGNMKCGDIMKLYIKVGADEIIEDIKFRTFGCGAAIATSSVITEMAKGMTVSEAEAISNKQVAAELGGLPPVKMHCSNLAADALQAAIKDYRERV from the coding sequence ATGTACACCGAGAAAGTAATGGACCATTTTCAAAACCCGCGCAATGTTGGTGAAATCGAAGGCGCCGATGGCATCGGCGAGGTTGGAAATATGAAGTGCGGCGATATTATGAAGTTGTATATAAAGGTGGGGGCAGACGAGATAATCGAAGATATCAAATTCCGCACCTTTGGTTGCGGAGCAGCCATCGCCACCAGCAGCGTAATCACTGAAATGGCAAAAGGAATGACTGTTTCGGAAGCGGAGGCAATCAGCAACAAGCAGGTGGCGGCGGAACTGGGCGGCCTGCCGCCGGTCAAAATGCATTGCTCTAACCTGGCCGCCGATGCGCTTCAGGCCGCAATCAAAGATTACCGCGAGCGCGTTTAA
- a CDS encoding DUF1385 domain-containing protein → MTIGGQAVLEGVMLRSKTHQSLAVRVSDGSIHREVTRLRPLSSRSRFFRLPLVRGVVALIDSLSGAVGCLGRSAQLLEPEAEISNRDLAITVILALTLGIGLFFVVPILLAAPAANWLGLNRLGINFLEGLVRISLFLAYIVLISRARDIQRTFEYHGAEHKVIHCWEKGQDLTVEHAQACSRLHPRCGTSFLLLVVLISILVFAVFSPTALGYKVLLRLLLLPLVAGLAFEVIRLSQRSNFFLVRALTAPGLMMQRLTTREPDATQVEVALAALETVIDPESVGRYNKPDTIE, encoded by the coding sequence ATGACAATTGGTGGGCAGGCAGTGCTGGAGGGGGTAATGCTCCGCAGCAAGACTCACCAAAGCCTGGCTGTACGTGTAAGTGATGGAAGTATTCATCGGGAGGTTACCCGGCTCCGCCCGCTCTCAAGCCGTTCCCGATTTTTTCGACTGCCTTTGGTCAGGGGGGTGGTGGCACTTATTGACTCATTATCGGGGGCAGTGGGTTGTCTTGGCCGTTCCGCACAGTTGCTGGAACCCGAGGCTGAAATCAGCAATCGTGATTTGGCAATAACGGTTATTCTGGCCTTGACTCTCGGTATCGGTTTGTTTTTCGTTGTGCCAATTCTGTTGGCGGCGCCGGCGGCCAACTGGTTGGGGTTAAATCGTTTAGGAATCAATTTTCTTGAGGGATTGGTGCGAATCAGCTTATTTCTCGCGTATATAGTTTTGATATCCCGGGCCAGGGACATACAGCGGACATTTGAGTATCATGGCGCGGAGCACAAGGTGATACATTGCTGGGAAAAGGGGCAGGATTTGACCGTGGAACACGCCCAGGCATGCTCCCGCCTGCATCCCCGTTGCGGCACAAGCTTTTTGCTCTTGGTTGTGTTAATCAGCATTCTGGTCTTCGCGGTGTTTTCACCAACAGCTCTGGGTTACAAGGTGCTGTTGCGTTTGCTGCTTTTGCCATTGGTGGCTGGCCTGGCCTTTGAAGTCATCCGCTTAAGTCAGCGCTCCAATTTTTTCCTGGTCAGGGCGTTGACAGCTCCGGGGCTTATGATGCAGCGGCTCACTACCCGGGAGCCGGATGCGACTCAGGTCGAAGTAGCGCTGGCAGCACTGGAGACTGTTATTGACCCTGAGAGTGTTGGGCGGTATAATAAGCCCGACACAATCGAGTAA
- the nifS gene encoding cysteine desulfurase NifS: protein MKRIYLDYAATTPLREEVLEAMMPYLTEKFGNPSSIHYHGREIRAAVDEARDKVAQALNAQSSEIYFTSGGTEADNIAIIGTAFTLADKGKHIITSAVEHHAALDACKSLEKHGFQVTVLPVDKFGRVSTADLETAITPETILVSLMHANNEVGTIQPIKELAAVARERGVRFHTDAVQTVGNIPVDVQDLGVDMLSLSAHKIYGPKGVGLLWVRKGTKLNSITFGGAQEKKLRPGTENVAGIIGLSRALELAVQEQPETKARLTELRDHLISGLTTLPDVWLNGHPQHRLPGNVNVSVDRVEGEALILSLDMAGIAVSSGSACTSGSLDPSHVLMSMGLSHQQAHGSLRLTLGKSTTREDIEHVLTVVPDVVKRLRDMSPIRESGEEQGEHKCTPRK from the coding sequence ATGAAACGAATCTATCTTGATTACGCCGCAACAACGCCGTTACGAGAAGAAGTGTTGGAAGCAATGATGCCTTATTTAACTGAGAAATTCGGCAACCCTTCCAGCATTCATTACCATGGTCGCGAAATTCGCGCTGCTGTGGATGAAGCCAGGGATAAGGTTGCCCAAGCGCTCAATGCCCAGAGTTCAGAGATTTATTTTACGTCCGGAGGCACTGAGGCAGATAATATTGCAATTATCGGTACTGCTTTTACGCTGGCTGATAAGGGCAAGCACATAATTACTTCCGCGGTGGAACACCATGCTGCCCTGGATGCTTGCAAGTCTCTCGAAAAACATGGTTTTCAGGTCACTGTCCTGCCGGTGGATAAATTTGGCCGGGTTTCAACAGCTGACTTGGAGACGGCAATAACTCCTGAGACAATTCTTGTTTCTTTAATGCATGCCAATAATGAAGTTGGCACCATTCAACCGATAAAAGAGTTGGCCGCGGTGGCCCGGGAGCGGGGGGTCCGTTTCCACACCGACGCGGTTCAGACGGTGGGCAATATACCTGTGGATGTTCAGGATTTGGGTGTTGATATGCTGTCCCTGTCCGCCCATAAAATTTACGGGCCCAAGGGTGTGGGACTGCTCTGGGTTCGTAAGGGCACCAAGTTGAACAGCATTACCTTTGGCGGCGCCCAGGAAAAGAAGCTGCGCCCAGGCACGGAAAATGTCGCCGGCATCATTGGGTTGTCCCGGGCTCTGGAACTTGCTGTCCAGGAACAGCCCGAAACAAAAGCGCGCTTGACTGAGCTCCGCGATCATTTAATTTCTGGGTTGACTACTTTGCCGGATGTCTGGCTCAACGGGCATCCTCAACACCGTCTGCCTGGAAATGTTAACGTCAGCGTTGATCGAGTAGAAGGGGAGGCACTGATCCTCAGCCTGGATATGGCGGGAATCGCAGTATCCAGTGGGTCTGCGTGCACTTCCGGCTCTTTGGATCCCTCACATGTGTTGATGTCCATGGGGCTTTCCCATCAGCAGGCCCACGGTTCGCTGCGTCTTACCCTGGGCAAGTCTACAACCCGTGAAGATATTGAACATGTGCTCACGGTGGTACCAGATGTTGTGAAGCGTTTACGGGATATGTCACCAATCAGAGAATCTGGAGAGGAACAGGGGGAACACAAATGTACACCGAGAAAGTAA
- a CDS encoding thymidine kinase yields MNIMKDMGWIEVVSGSMYSGKSEELIRRIKRARIARLKVQVFKPMVDDRFSKANVMSHNGDQTEAIPVVDSGVLMRQVEADTDVVAIDEIQFFDMGLIDVCRRLADRGIRVIVAGLDMDFRGLPFGPTPALMAIAEYVDKLQAICLVCGNPANRTQRLLNGKPALSSEPTILVGASESYEARCRRCHNVPSAEGE; encoded by the coding sequence ATGAATATAATGAAAGACATGGGCTGGATTGAGGTAGTTTCCGGCAGCATGTACAGCGGAAAAAGTGAAGAATTAATCCGCAGAATAAAACGGGCCCGGATAGCCCGGCTCAAAGTGCAGGTATTCAAACCAATGGTTGACGACCGGTTTAGCAAGGCAAACGTTATGTCTCACAATGGTGATCAGACGGAAGCGATACCGGTTGTTGACTCAGGAGTCTTGATGCGTCAGGTGGAAGCTGATACAGATGTGGTTGCGATAGACGAAATTCAATTTTTTGATATGGGACTTATCGATGTGTGCAGACGCTTGGCGGATCGGGGGATACGGGTTATTGTCGCCGGTCTCGATATGGATTTTCGCGGTTTGCCCTTTGGGCCGACTCCGGCGCTTATGGCAATCGCAGAATACGTAGACAAATTGCAGGCGATATGCCTGGTATGCGGCAATCCGGCCAATCGTACTCAGCGCCTGTTAAACGGCAAACCGGCTTTGTCCAGCGAGCCCACGATTCTGGTTGGTGCGTCCGAATCATACGAAGCCCGGTGTCGCCGTTGTCATAATGTTCCCAGCGCTGAAGGTGAATAA
- the glpX gene encoding class II fructose-bisphosphatase → MERELALELVRVTEIAALASARWMGLGLKEEADGAAVDAMRLMFDTVQVSGTVVIGEGEIDEAPMLYIGEKVGGGGPEVDVAVDPVEGTNLVAKGLPNAIAVIAVAPKGCLLHAPDMYMEKIAVGPAAAGKIHIDNSPKENLEIVARALNRSIRDLVVVILDRPRHQRIIDAVRNAGARVKLISDGDVNAAISAAVSGSGVDMLLGIGGAPEGVLAAVALKALGGEIQGRLCPEDDEQVARIKSMGIKDCRQILTMDDLVCGEDCFFAATGITDGDLVRGVRFFGDTATTHSLVMRSQTGTIRYVEATHNLTKKTYLSKLDFRGS, encoded by the coding sequence GTGGAGAGAGAACTCGCTTTGGAACTGGTACGGGTTACTGAGATTGCGGCCCTGGCTTCGGCCCGGTGGATGGGACTGGGCTTGAAAGAAGAAGCAGATGGCGCGGCTGTTGATGCAATGCGCCTGATGTTCGACACGGTGCAGGTGAGTGGCACAGTGGTGATTGGAGAAGGGGAAATCGATGAAGCGCCGATGTTGTATATTGGAGAAAAGGTGGGTGGCGGCGGACCAGAAGTAGATGTTGCCGTTGATCCGGTTGAAGGCACCAATCTAGTGGCCAAGGGTCTGCCAAACGCAATTGCTGTTATCGCCGTTGCGCCCAAGGGCTGTTTGTTGCATGCCCCTGACATGTATATGGAAAAAATTGCTGTTGGCCCTGCTGCGGCAGGGAAAATTCATATCGACAACAGCCCCAAGGAGAACCTTGAGATTGTCGCTCGGGCACTAAATCGGAGTATTCGTGACTTGGTGGTGGTTATTCTTGATCGACCGCGGCATCAGCGGATAATTGACGCAGTACGGAATGCCGGGGCACGGGTAAAGTTAATCTCTGATGGCGATGTGAATGCTGCAATCTCCGCGGCTGTGTCTGGATCTGGTGTCGACATGCTACTGGGAATTGGCGGCGCACCTGAAGGAGTGCTGGCTGCAGTGGCCCTGAAAGCGCTGGGCGGCGAAATTCAAGGCCGGCTTTGCCCCGAAGATGATGAGCAGGTTGCCCGCATCAAAAGTATGGGGATTAAGGATTGCCGGCAGATTCTGACCATGGATGATTTGGTCTGCGGCGAGGATTGTTTTTTTGCGGCAACCGGGATCACCGACGGCGATTTGGTGCGAGGAGTCCGATTTTTCGGTGATACGGCAACCACCCACTCACTGGTTATGCGCTCCCAGACCGGCACAATCCGCTATGTCGAAGCGACCCACAATCTTACAAAGAAGACTTACCTTTCAAAACTAGACTTTCGGGGCAGCTGA
- the fsa gene encoding fructose-6-phosphate aldolase, translated as MKFFIDTANIAEIKDAWDLGVVEGVTTNPTLVAREGKDFETLLREITQVVRGPISAEVISLEAQGMIEEARKLARLSQDIVIKIPMTVEGLRATKALSSEGIKTNVTLIFSINQALLAARAGATYVSPFVGRLDDICTDGMELVNDIVDVYNYHGLESMIIAASIRSPLHVAAAARAGAHYATVPYKVLLQLAEHPLTDKGIERFLADWDKLQK; from the coding sequence TTGAAGTTTTTTATCGATACGGCAAATATTGCAGAAATTAAGGACGCATGGGACCTGGGAGTAGTGGAGGGAGTTACCACCAACCCCACGTTGGTGGCCCGGGAGGGTAAAGATTTTGAAACTTTGCTCCGGGAAATCACCCAAGTGGTGCGGGGGCCGATCAGCGCCGAGGTAATTAGTCTTGAGGCGCAGGGAATGATTGAAGAAGCCCGCAAGCTCGCCAGGCTTTCCCAGGATATCGTTATCAAAATACCGATGACTGTTGAGGGTCTGCGAGCAACGAAGGCACTGAGCAGCGAGGGTATCAAGACCAATGTTACTTTGATTTTTTCCATCAATCAGGCGCTGTTGGCTGCGCGCGCCGGCGCCACCTATGTAAGTCCCTTTGTTGGTCGCCTCGATGATATTTGCACTGACGGCATGGAGTTGGTAAACGATATCGTCGATGTCTATAATTATCATGGTTTGGAAAGTATGATTATCGCTGCCAGCATTCGCAGCCCGCTGCATGTGGCTGCTGCTGCGCGGGCCGGCGCCCATTACGCTACCGTCCCGTATAAAGTTTTGTTGCAGTTGGCTGAACATCCGCTTACGGACAAGGGAATTGAGCGTTTTTTAGCCGACTGGGATAAGCTACAGAAATAA